The Rufibacter sp. DG15C region GAGAGACATCCGCAGGTGTACGTGATTGCTGATGAGATTTACGAATATATCAACTTTACCGGCAAGCACCACAGTCTGGCCTCTTTTGCCTCGGTGAAAGACCGCGTGGTGACCGTGAACGGCTTCTCTAAAGGCTATGCCATGACCGGCTGGCGCGTGGGCTACATTGCCGCCAGCAAAGAAATAGCAGATGCCTGTGACAAGATGCAGAGCCAGATCACCAGCGGTACCTGTTCCATTGCCCAGAAAGCGGCGGTAGGCGCCCTGGAGGGTGGTAGAGCCTCAGCAGAGGAAATGACCACCGCTTATCTGCGTCGTAGAGACCTGGTGTTGGAGTTGATGAAAGACATCCCAGGCTTTAAGACCTATATCCCAGAAGGAGCTTTCTATATCTTCCCAGACGTGAGTTATTACTTTGGCAAGCAGACTGGTGAATATGAAATCAACAACGCCAATGATTTGGCCATGTATCTGCTCAATGATGCGCACGTGTCGTTGGTAGACGGAGCCGCTTTTGGCGCGCCACAGTGCATTCGCTTCTCCTTTGCCGCCTCAGACGCCAAGTTGATAGAAGCTCTGGAGCGCATCAAAGCAAGTCTGGCCAAATTGGCCTAAACCATTTTATGAAATTCATCATCCGCAAGACACAGGACATCTCAGCCATTTGAGAAAATCCTGTGTCTTGCGTCTTATATCTTGTGTCTCTTTTAAATGTCTGACAACAGTACCTTAACGTCTATTTTTGAGCGCTTCCGGCAATTGCAGGTGCTGGTGGTGGGAGACGTCATGATAGATGCCTATCTCTGGGGGAAGTCCTCACGCCTATCACCAGAAGCTCCTGTTCCCATTGTGAACCGGCTAAAAGTAGAACAGCGTTTGGGCGGGGCCGCCAACGTAGCCTTGAACGTGCAAAGCCTGGGTGCCACGCCACTTTTGTGCTCAGTAGTAGGGGACGATATGGAAGGCGCGGCGTTGGTGCGTCTCCTTTTGGAACAAAAACAGACCGATGCGGGCATTGTCCTCAGCCCAGAACGCCCTACTACTGTCAAGCAGCGCATCATCTCTGGTGGTCAGCAACTGTTGCGCATTGACTCTGAAGTAGAAACAGACCTGACGCCCTCTGAGCATCAGCACCTGGTGGAGCGCTTTGCCAAACTGCTGGACAAGGCAGACGTGGTCATCTTTGAGGACTACGACAAGGGCGTGCTCAGCACCGAGGTAATCCAGGAATTGCTGGCTCTCGCCAAGGCGAAAGGCGTGCCCACCGTGGTGGACCCTAAGAAGAAGAACTTTCTGTCCTATACCGGCTGCACGCTGTTCAAGCCCAACCTCAAAGAACTAAAGGAAGGCCTAAAGGTTGATTTTACGGACAGTCACCATGAGGCATTTGAGGCGGCGGTCAATCAGCTGCAGGAACGGATGAGCGTGGAGAATGTGCTGGTGACTTTGTCAGAGCGGGGCGTCTTCTGCCAGAATGAAACCGGTGATAAAACCTACCTGGATGCCCACATCAGAGCTATTTCTGATGTCTCAGGCGCCGGAGACACGGTGGTGAGCATTGCCGCCTTATGCATGGCCTTGGGCTTGCCGTTGCCCGCCTTGGCAGAACTAGCAAACTTGGGCGGCGGTCTAGTTTGTGAGCATGTGGGCGTGGTCCCAATTGACGCCGACCTACTGCTGTTAGAGGCCAGAAAATCCCCGGTGCTTAAAAAATACCTAGCCGAGGCCTAGACCTCATTCGTTTTATAAAATGAAACGGCCTGCCCCTTGTTGAGAGGCAGGCCGTTTTTATGCTGTTTTCTGGAAATCAGGTCAAAAACGTATTAGCGCTGGCTGTATTCTTTCACGGTCTGGATAAAGCATTTCACCTTCTCAGGGTCAGTGTCTGGGTACACGCCGTGGCCCAAGTTGGCAATGTGGCGGTCTCCTCCAAAGGCGTCCAGCATTTTCTTGGTTTCGCGCTCCACGCCCGCAAAGTCATTGTACAAGGCACATGGGTCCAAGTTACCTTGCAATGTTTTGTTGTCGCCAATAATCTGGCGGGTTTCCTGTACGTTCATGTTCCAGTCAAGGCCAATCACCTGGCAGTCCAGCTGGGCAAAATCTGCCATGGCAAAGAAAGCACCTTTGGCAAACACCGTCACCGGCACGTTAGGTAAGGCCTTGCAAATCTCAGAGATGTAGCGATACGAGAACTCTTTGTAATGCGCAGGCGGCAAAATACCGGCCCATGAGTCAAAGATCTGGATCAAGTCGGCGCCGGCTTCTACCTGGGCTTGTAAATAGGCGATGGTAGTGGCGGTGATTTTCTGAAGAAGGGTATGAGACAATTCTGGCGCCTCATACAGCATCTTGCGGGCATGCGAGAAGGTCTTGGAACCGCTGCCTTCCACCATGTAGGCAAAGATGGTCCAAGGCGCACCGGCAAACCCGATCAAAGGTACGCGACCGTTTAACTCACGCTTGGTGACTTTGATAGCATCCAAGACATAACCTAAGTGTTCATGTGGATCAGCTACGCGCATTGACGCTACATCGGCGGCCGTTTTCACGGTCTTCGGGAAGATGGGTCCGCGCTTTTCTATCATCTCATAGGTACAGCCCATAGCTTCTGGCACTACCAGAATGTCTGAGAAGATGATGGCCGCGTCCACGTCCAGCAAATCTACCGGTTGAATGGTTACTTCGGCGGCCAGTTCTGGCGTTTCCACCAGTTCCTTAAAGCCCGAAAGGCGTTCTCTTACGGCTCTATATTCTGGTAAAATACGTCCTGCCTGGCGCATAAGCCACACAGGAGTGCGTTCTGTAGGCTGCCCAAGCGCGGCGCGCAGCAGCAAGTCATTCTTCAATTGCATAGCACAAAGATACGTAAAAGCCTCACTTTAGACATGTGGCATTTGTAAAGGAGAATCAGAAATTTAAATAGAGGTATGTTCTATCTCCAGTGGTTGAAGATTTGAAAAGAGCATAGAATGTAAAGTTTATATAAAAATAATTATATTGTTGTTATTGTTATAAATTATTTAAATAGTGCAATTAACGCGGTAATAATAAAGCTTACTCCAAGCGACAGCACAATAAAGCCCATTATTTTAGAAAGCGCTGCTAAACCGGCTTTCCCCATGAAAACCATCAACTTAGGAGAGAAAAGAAGGACCACATACGTCATTAACCCCATGAGCGCAATGGCTAGGATGGTCAGACCCATATCCAGAAAAGACAAGGATTCTGTGTACAAGCTTATGACCACCGCAATGGAGCCTGGGCCGGAAAGTAGCGGCATGGCCAACGGCGTGAAGGAAATGTCTTCCTTCTCTAAGCCTTCCTCTACCACGTCTTTTGATATTTTTTTATTTTCCTCTGGCTTGGAGTTGAGCAGTTCAAAGCCTGCCCGCATGATCATGATACCGCCGGCAATGCGCAGATCATGAATGCGTAACCCAAAGAAATCCAGGACTGCTTGTCCTGCCAGAAAGAACACCGCCAGGATAAGCACCATGTATAGGCAGGCGCGTCTGGCTAATTGCGCGCGGCGCTCGGGGTTGTCTCCTTGGGTAAGAGTCAGGAAAACGGGCATGGCCCCAAACGGATTGATGACAGAGAAGAGGGCAGAGAAAGTGGCTAAAAGTATTTCCATACGGTACCGCTTACGCAAATCTGAAGAAAGCGCTACAGTAGGCGCAGGTTACATAAAAAAAGGCTGGCATCATGCCAGCCTTTGGTTCTTATAAGAAAAAGCTGAAGAAGGCGGCACGCATGGTGCCAAAGAATCCTTTAGAAGGAGGGTTGGCTTGTGCAAGTGTCCTGTTTTGCCTCCCAATGCGGGCTTGTTGTTTGCTCTGTAAGCGTTGTACGGCCAATACCAACCAGTTTTTAGCGGTGGCGTTGCGTTCCACAATGCCTAGGATGCCTGGGTGCCATAAGTCTAGAATCTGTCTGCCTTCTAGGGTGGCGGTCATCACAAAGAAGTGGGTTCGTTCCTGTTGGGCTAATAAAAGTCGTAATAAAGCGGTGTCAGGTGAAAAGTTTAAGCACTCACGTCCGCCAAAAACTATAATTTCACGTGTAGAATTTCGGACAAGGTTTAATTGGCGTTCAAACTCCAGGTAAGTGTAAGGGACTACGTCAAGGGTTTTGGTGAATTGACTCTGCCTGTTGAGGGACTGTCTTACAGAATATGAGTACTCTTGGTCATCTTCTACAAGAATCAGGCGGTAAGATGCTGACATAGGGTTTGGTAAAGGTTTGGCTTATAATATATTGGGTATGGTATATAGGCACGAAGTTCACCTTTTAGACGAATGCTATTCTATCTACTCGATGAACCCCATTGTTTTCACGGTTAAATGTAATTTATTACCGTTGAATATTCGCAATAATTAATTTAAAAAAGTCTAATATTTGTTAGATGAAAAACTGTAAGCTTGGAATTTTAGGAGGCGGTCAATTAGGCAGAATGCTGTTGCAGGCAGGCCTTGACTTTAACCTATACACGTTGGTTCTGGACCCAGATGAATACGCTCCCTGCCGGTATTTATGTGAGGAGTTTGTGCACGGCGACTTCAAGGACTATGAGACAGTGCTGGCCTTTGGCAAGCGCTGTGACGTGCTCACCATTGAGATTGAACACGTGAACGTAGAGGCCCTGTTTGAGCTGGAAGCCGCCGGCGTGAAGGTTTATCCTAAGCCTTCCTCTATCAAAACCATCCAGGACAAAGGCTTGCAGAAAGAATTCTTCGCGCAGAATGCGGTGCCGTCCGCGGCATTCAGATTGCTGCAGAGCAAAGAAGAACTGGCAGCCAACCAGGATTTCTTACCAGCATTCCAGAAGTTGAGAAAGGGTGGGTATGACGGAAATGGGGTGGTAAGAATCACTTCTCCAGCGGATAAGGCCAAAGCCTTTGACGGCCCTACCGTGCTAGAAAAGCTTGTCAACTTTGACAAGGAAATTTCTGTCATCTGCGCCCGCAATACCCACGGCGAGGTAAAAGCATTTCCGGTGGTGGAACAGGTCATGCACCCAGAACATAACTTGGTAGACTATCTACTAGCCCCCGCCCAGATCAGCTATAAGTTGCAGCGCATGGCCATTGAAATTGCCACGCACGTCACCACTGCCCTAGACATGGTGGGCCTGTTAGCCGTAGAGATGTTTGTGACCCCAGACGGCCAGATTCTAGTAAACGAGGTAGCGCCCAGGCCGCACAACAGTGGCCACCATACCATGAAAGCCAATGCCACGTCACAGTTTGAGCAGCATTTGCGCGCCATCCTTGGCTTGCCTTTGGGTGATACAGAACCGCACTGCCCTGCAGTTTTGGTGAATGTTCTAGGCGAGGCCGGGTATTCTGGCGAGGCCGTCTATGAAGGCTTGGAGGAGGTCTTGCAGGAGCCTGGTGTTTACTTACACCTGTATGGTAAGAAATTTACCAGGCCGTACCGTAAAATGGGGCATTTGACCGTGTTGGCGCCCACCGTGGAAGAAGTAAAACAGAAAGCAGATACTATTAAGAACCGCTTAAAGATAATAGCATGAACCCAACACCTGAGAAGAACGGACCGCAGATAGGCATCATCATGGGAAGCCAGTCAGACCTGAAAGTAATGGACGGCGCCCCCGACATTCTGGAGCAGCTAGGCATTCCCTTTGAAATCACCATTGTGTCTGCGCACCGTACACCGCACCGCATGATTGAATACGCAGAGAACGCCCGTAAAAAAGGCCTTAAGGTGATCATTGCCGGCGCTGGCGGGGCCGCTCACTTACCAGGCATGGTGGCTGCCTTGACTACCCTGCCCGTGATTGGCGTGCCCGTGAAATCCAGTAACTCTATTGACGGCTGGGATTCAATCTTGTCAATTCTGCAGATGCCCACCGGCGTTCCCGTAGCCACTGTGGCCTTGAATGGCGCTGCCAACGCGGGCCTTCTGGCTGCCCAGATTTTGGGAACCTCTAACGCCGTGATTGCGGACGCTTTGGAGAAATACCGGACCACGCAACGGGAGAAGGTGATGCGCTCTGTAGAGCAACTGCACCGCGGCGACATTGACGTGGACTAACCAGTAGCCTTGCTCAGTTTCCAAAACATACCAAGCATTGCCACGCCCGAGTTCGCTCAGGCGTGGCAATTGTATGAAGAAGCCTTCCCCGCAGAAGAGAGGCGGTCCAGCCACCAACAACTAGAGTTGTTTCAGATACCAGAATATGCCTTTAAGATAGTTCTTCAAGAAGAAGAATTGATAGGCTTGCTGGGAATTTGGTCGTTGGCAGAGTTTAGTTTTCTAGAGCATTTCGCGATAGGTCAGCACCTTCGCGGTAGGGGGCTGGGAAAGGCGATCATCAACTTTCTAAAAGAATCACATCTGTCACCCATCATTTTAGAAGTAGAGCCACCAACAACCACCCTGTCTCAGTGCCGAATCTCGTTTTACCAACAGCTAGGCTTTTGCCTTAATTCTTTTCCCTACCAACAACCGCCTTACAGTTCAGACAAACCATGGGTGCCTTTACAACTCATGTCTTTCCCTGCGTCACTTTCCCAAGAAGCGTTTACCCAAATTAGGTCTCGCTTGTACCAAACGGTGTATCAAGTTCAACCCAGCTAACCGTTTTTAGCCTACTTTCTAGGAAACAGCCCAAAACCGAAGACAACCTTTTAACCATCGTTAACAGTATGGGAAAGAATGATGGCAGGAGTTCAACATATCTATTTGATTCGGCATGCCAGACCTATGGTCAACAAATCCGGCTTTTTCTCCAAGCAACAGGCTGCGCAGTACCTGCAAGACTACAACCTAGCCGAGGTAGAACAAATCATTGAGCGCAGTGAGCACCTGCCCATTGGCCGCATCAAAAAAGTGTTTTGTAGTACGCTTCCCCGTTCCAAGGCCACGGCTATCCAGTTGTTTGGCAATGATGTTGAGTTGGTAGAAGACTCTACTTTTAGAGAATTTGAGAACCGGATTTGGGGATTACCCTTGGGGAAGTTTCCTTTACTTTGGTGGCAGGTGACTTCTCGGGCGCTATGGATGATGGGCCTAACACATAAAGAGATAGAAAGCTTCAAAACTGCCAGAAAACGGGCCTCCCAAGCCGCAGACCATTTAGTCAATGAGGCGCAGGCTTCTGGGTTAGCCGTGTTGGTAGCCCACGGTTTTCTAAATGAGTTCATCAAGCGGGCCCTGAAGCGGCGCGGCTGGCGCGTAACCATTGACGGCGGAAGAGGATTTGTAGGCGTTACCCAATTGGAGAAAACTGCATAGCAGTTTTGGCGTGTTTCCTGGAAAATAGGCTAAAAACGAAATTTCAACCCCTGTCTACTTTTCTTAAAATGGAAATGCCTTCTTGGGCTTAGGCGCTTTTCGCACTGACGATGCCGTGTAGCCTCCGTCAAACAACCTGCCATAGTTGATTTTGAGTTTCTCTGCCAGCTCGTCCTGGTGACCGCAATGGGTATGCTCCAAAGCTCTAAGCGTGAGTTCTGCGCAGGCGTAAGAATCTGCGGCCGCGCGGTGATGTTTGAACTCAATGCCATGCCGGTTGCAGAGTGATTTCAAGTCATATTTGGGTAAGCCCTGCCAGACCTGTTTAGAGAATTGCACACTGCAGGCATAGTGTAGATCTGGAAAAGACAGGCTATACGTATTCAAGGTGGCTCTGAGCACGCTCATGTCAAAGCTGGCATTGTGGGCAATGACCAATTGGTTTTGCAACAGTGGTTGCAACTCGCGCCAAACTCCGTCAAACTCAGGGCTGTTTTTGACGTCTTGCGGCTTGATGCCATGAATGGCAATGTTCCAACTGTTGAAGTAGGGATAAGACTTAGGTTTGATGAGCCAGGCTTGCGTGCCAACAATTTTGCCGTTCTGCACAAAGGTCAATCCAATCTCACAAGGGCTGTCACGGTCTGCGGTGGCCGTCTCAAAGTCAAGGGTGATGAAATTCATGGAGTAAAGTTACAGAACTCTTACCAAGGTATCCGAAAAGGAATGGAAACAAAAAAAAGCCCCACCGCAAAACGGAGGGGCTTTCTCAACTAAACCTATTTTAAATTACTTAACTTCTTCGTAGTCTACGTCTGTTACGGTGTCTGCATTGTTAGAAGACTGACCGTTGCCACCAGCGTTGCCGCCTGGTTGACCACCTTCAAATCCTCCGTCAGCACCAGGCTGTCCGGCACCGCCGGTAGCGGCGTACATCTCCTGGCTGGCGGCTTGCCATGCGTTGTTGATGTTGATCATGGCGCTGTCAATGGCGGCCAAGTCCTTAGACTCGTGCGCTTTCTTCAGGTCAGCCAGAGCACCCTCAATGGCAGTCTTATTACCAGCAGAAAGTTTCTCACCGTACTCGCTCAGCTGTTTCTCCGTCTGGAAAATCATAGAGTCTGCTTGGTTTACTTTTTCTACCTGCTCTTTGGCCTGACGGTCAGACTCAGCGTTGGCTTCAGCCTCTTTACGCATTCTCTCGATTTCCTCTTCTGATAAGCCAGAAGAAGCCTCGATGCGAATTTTCTGCTCTTTGCCGGTGCCTTTGTCTTTGGCAGACACGTGCAGGATACCGTTGGCGTCAATGTCAAAGGTCACCTCAATCTGCGGAACGCCGCGTTGCGCTGGAGGCAGATCTGACAAGTGGAAACGACCGATGGTGCGGTTGTCCTTTGCCATAGGGCGCTCACCTTGTAACACGTGAATCTCTACGCTTGGCTGGTTGTCAGAAGCGGTGGAGAACACCTCAGATTTTTTGGTTGGGATGGTGGTGTTAGACTCAATCAACTTGGTCATCACGCCACCCATGGTCTCAATACCCAAAGAAAGAGGCGTTACGTCTAGCAAAAGAACGTCTTTCACTTCACCGGTCAATACACCACCCTGGATAGCGGCACCAATGGCTACTACCTCATCTGGGTTTACACCCTTAGACGGCTTCTTACCGAAGAACTTCTCAACTTCCTCCTGGATTCTTGGGATACGGGTGGATCCACCTACCAAGATTACTTCGTCAATGTCTGATGGCTGAAGACCTGCGTCCTGCAACGCCTTTCTAACAGGCTCCATAGAACGACGAATCAATGAATCTGCCAACTGCTCAAACTTAGCTCTGGTCAGTTTACGCACCAAGTGCTTAGGACCAGTCTGCGTAGCCGTGATATACGGCAAGTTGATCTCGGTTTCAGAAGACGAAGACAACTCAATTTTAGCTTTCTCAGCGGCTTCTTTCAAACGCTGAAGCGCCATTGGGTCTGTGCGCAAGTCCATGTTCTCCTCGGCCTTGAACTCATCTGCCAACCAGGCAATAATCACTTGGTCAAAGTCGTCACCACCCAGGTGCGTGTCACCGTTGGTAGACAATACTTCAAACACCCCGTCACCTAGCTCTAGTACAGAGATATCAAAAGTACCACCACCTAAGTCATACACGGCAATCTTCTGATCGGCGTGTTTCTTGTCCAGACCGTAGGCCAAAGCGGCAGCGGTAGGTTCGTTGATGATACGCTTCACGTCCAGACCGGCAATCTGTCCGGCTTCTTTAGTAGCCTGACGCTGAGCATCGTTGAAGTAGGCAGGCACCGTGATCACTGCCTCAGTCACCGTGGTGCCCAGGTAGTCTTCGGCGGTCTGCTTCATTTTCTGCAACACCATGGCAGAGATCTCTTGCGGCGTGTACTCACGGTCGCCAATCTTTACGCGTACGGTGTTGTTGCTACCAGACTGCACGTTGTAGGACACGTGCTGCGTTTCCTCTTTCACTTCAGAGAAACCGCGGCCCATGAAACGCTTGATGGACGCGATGGTATTTTGTGGGTTGGTGATGGCTTGACGCTTAGCAGGATCTCCCACTTTACGCTCACCGTTCCCGTTGTCCAGGAATGCCACGATGGACGGAGTAGTCCGGCGGCCTTCGCTGTTAGGGATTACCACTGGTTCGTTCCCTTCCATTACGGCCACGCACGAGTTGGTAGTACCTAAGTCAATGCCTATTATTTTTCCCATTGTCTATAGTTTTATATTGTAGTTCCTTGATTAAACTTGTTTTGCTTCTAAGTAACAAGACCTATGCCAAGGCCTTTTTCCATGCCATTTGTGACACAATGTCATTTTTGGCGGAAGTTAAAAGTTTGTCTATACGAATATTCGGCAGAGAGTGTCAGGGTGGGGTGCGATTTTGGCTTGTTTTCTGGGAAGTAGGTGAAAAACGGTTTCAAGTAGTTCGCTGGTTCTAGTGTTCTCACTAACGAATTAGAACTGACTTTCTTGATGCGATATCTTGTGTACGCCATTGGCTTTCCCAAAGAAAGACTTCTCTTCCGGAGCGCAGTCACAGCTCTGTTTCATGGTTTCTGCTAAGCGCTCACGGCCGCGGGGCCTCGTCCCGGCCCTTCGCACTGCTGTTGTACTCTGGGCCTGTGGGGCCCCGCCCTGCCGGGCGACGAAACAACAGAGGCGCTCAGGACCAGGACTGGTTTGGGTTCCAGTTCTGTAATGGCCTGATGGTGGGTTTGTTGCTTGTAGGCAAATTCGGGTACTGTCGCTGCAGAGACATGCGTACTCCGCACGGTTTTCACCTGCTGGCACGTGGCCATGGTTCAAGTCTGCGACTTGGGCCCATGATGGAGGCAGTTTGCAACTGCCTCGAAACACTTGCTTCAACCTGCGCATTGCGTCCCCCTTTGAAGGGGGTTGGGGGATGACGAAGGCTATGTCTGGTTAGAACTGCCAGTACTCAAAAGCCTTCATTGCGTCCGGTAGGCTATGAGAGGTCTGCGTCAACGGTCATTTTTGGCCTATTTTGTGGAAAACGGGCAAAAATGCTATCGCTTTCTAAAATGGGGTTGATAGGGTGCTTTGGGTTTGGCGAAAAGTTGGAGTTGTTTCACTTCGTCTGGGGTGAGGGAGCGGGACTCACCGGGTTGCAGGTCGTTTAGGGTAAGTTTGCCAATGGCTACTCTCACCAAGCGCAAAGTAGGATGGCCTACGGCGGCGGTCAT contains the following coding sequences:
- a CDS encoding 5-(carboxyamino)imidazole ribonucleotide synthase; translated protein: MKNCKLGILGGGQLGRMLLQAGLDFNLYTLVLDPDEYAPCRYLCEEFVHGDFKDYETVLAFGKRCDVLTIEIEHVNVEALFELEAAGVKVYPKPSSIKTIQDKGLQKEFFAQNAVPSAAFRLLQSKEELAANQDFLPAFQKLRKGGYDGNGVVRITSPADKAKAFDGPTVLEKLVNFDKEISVICARNTHGEVKAFPVVEQVMHPEHNLVDYLLAPAQISYKLQRMAIEIATHVTTALDMVGLLAVEMFVTPDGQILVNEVAPRPHNSGHHTMKANATSQFEQHLRAILGLPLGDTEPHCPAVLVNVLGEAGYSGEAVYEGLEEVLQEPGVYLHLYGKKFTRPYRKMGHLTVLAPTVEEVKQKADTIKNRLKIIA
- a CDS encoding bifunctional heptose 7-phosphate kinase/heptose 1-phosphate adenyltransferase, producing MSDNSTLTSIFERFRQLQVLVVGDVMIDAYLWGKSSRLSPEAPVPIVNRLKVEQRLGGAANVALNVQSLGATPLLCSVVGDDMEGAALVRLLLEQKQTDAGIVLSPERPTTVKQRIISGGQQLLRIDSEVETDLTPSEHQHLVERFAKLLDKADVVIFEDYDKGVLSTEVIQELLALAKAKGVPTVVDPKKKNFLSYTGCTLFKPNLKELKEGLKVDFTDSHHEAFEAAVNQLQERMSVENVLVTLSERGVFCQNETGDKTYLDAHIRAISDVSGAGDTVVSIAALCMALGLPLPALAELANLGGGLVCEHVGVVPIDADLLLLEARKSPVLKKYLAEA
- a CDS encoding pyridoxal phosphate-dependent aminotransferase; amino-acid sequence: MITTDYTHLSDRITSLSESQTIAMAKKARELAAKGVDVINLSFGEPDFQTPQYIKDAAKKAIDDGYTFYTPVAGYPDLRKAIVEKLRRDNGLEYGPENIVVSTGAKQSIANAVLCLVNPGDEVVIFSPYWVSYEEVVKLAEGIPVPVMGALENNYKVTAQQFEDAITSNTKLVMYSSPCNPTGSVFTEEELASFAAILERHPQVYVIADEIYEYINFTGKHHSLASFASVKDRVVTVNGFSKGYAMTGWRVGYIAASKEIADACDKMQSQITSGTCSIAQKAAVGALEGGRASAEEMTTAYLRRRDLVLELMKDIPGFKTYIPEGAFYIFPDVSYYFGKQTGEYEINNANDLAMYLLNDAHVSLVDGAAFGAPQCIRFSFAASDAKLIEALERIKASLAKLA
- the hemE gene encoding uroporphyrinogen decarboxylase; this translates as MQLKNDLLLRAALGQPTERTPVWLMRQAGRILPEYRAVRERLSGFKELVETPELAAEVTIQPVDLLDVDAAIIFSDILVVPEAMGCTYEMIEKRGPIFPKTVKTAADVASMRVADPHEHLGYVLDAIKVTKRELNGRVPLIGFAGAPWTIFAYMVEGSGSKTFSHARKMLYEAPELSHTLLQKITATTIAYLQAQVEAGADLIQIFDSWAGILPPAHYKEFSYRYISEICKALPNVPVTVFAKGAFFAMADFAQLDCQVIGLDWNMNVQETRQIIGDNKTLQGNLDPCALYNDFAGVERETKKMLDAFGGDRHIANLGHGVYPDTDPEKVKCFIQTVKEYSQR
- the dnaK gene encoding molecular chaperone DnaK; translation: MGKIIGIDLGTTNSCVAVMEGNEPVVIPNSEGRRTTPSIVAFLDNGNGERKVGDPAKRQAITNPQNTIASIKRFMGRGFSEVKEETQHVSYNVQSGSNNTVRVKIGDREYTPQEISAMVLQKMKQTAEDYLGTTVTEAVITVPAYFNDAQRQATKEAGQIAGLDVKRIINEPTAAALAYGLDKKHADQKIAVYDLGGGTFDISVLELGDGVFEVLSTNGDTHLGGDDFDQVIIAWLADEFKAEENMDLRTDPMALQRLKEAAEKAKIELSSSSETEINLPYITATQTGPKHLVRKLTRAKFEQLADSLIRRSMEPVRKALQDAGLQPSDIDEVILVGGSTRIPRIQEEVEKFFGKKPSKGVNPDEVVAIGAAIQGGVLTGEVKDVLLLDVTPLSLGIETMGGVMTKLIESNTTIPTKKSEVFSTASDNQPSVEIHVLQGERPMAKDNRTIGRFHLSDLPPAQRGVPQIEVTFDIDANGILHVSAKDKGTGKEQKIRIEASSGLSEEEIERMRKEAEANAESDRQAKEQVEKVNQADSMIFQTEKQLSEYGEKLSAGNKTAIEGALADLKKAHESKDLAAIDSAMININNAWQAASQEMYAATGGAGQPGADGGFEGGQPGGNAGGNGQSSNNADTVTDVDYEEVK
- a CDS encoding MarC family protein codes for the protein MEILLATFSALFSVINPFGAMPVFLTLTQGDNPERRAQLARRACLYMVLILAVFFLAGQAVLDFFGLRIHDLRIAGGIMIMRAGFELLNSKPEENKKISKDVVEEGLEKEDISFTPLAMPLLSGPGSIAVVISLYTESLSFLDMGLTILAIALMGLMTYVVLLFSPKLMVFMGKAGLAALSKIMGFIVLSLGVSFIITALIALFK
- a CDS encoding 3'-5' exonuclease; this encodes MNFITLDFETATADRDSPCEIGLTFVQNGKIVGTQAWLIKPKSYPYFNSWNIAIHGIKPQDVKNSPEFDGVWRELQPLLQNQLVIAHNASFDMSVLRATLNTYSLSFPDLHYACSVQFSKQVWQGLPKYDLKSLCNRHGIEFKHHRAAADSYACAELTLRALEHTHCGHQDELAEKLKINYGRLFDGGYTASSVRKAPKPKKAFPF
- the purE gene encoding 5-(carboxyamino)imidazole ribonucleotide mutase; protein product: MNPTPEKNGPQIGIIMGSQSDLKVMDGAPDILEQLGIPFEITIVSAHRTPHRMIEYAENARKKGLKVIIAGAGGAAHLPGMVAALTTLPVIGVPVKSSNSIDGWDSILSILQMPTGVPVATVALNGAANAGLLAAQILGTSNAVIADALEKYRTTQREKVMRSVEQLHRGDIDVD
- a CDS encoding histidine phosphatase family protein translates to MVNKSGFFSKQQAAQYLQDYNLAEVEQIIERSEHLPIGRIKKVFCSTLPRSKATAIQLFGNDVELVEDSTFREFENRIWGLPLGKFPLLWWQVTSRALWMMGLTHKEIESFKTARKRASQAADHLVNEAQASGLAVLVAHGFLNEFIKRALKRRGWRVTIDGGRGFVGVTQLEKTA
- a CDS encoding GNAT family N-acetyltransferase, whose translation is MLSFQNIPSIATPEFAQAWQLYEEAFPAEERRSSHQQLELFQIPEYAFKIVLQEEELIGLLGIWSLAEFSFLEHFAIGQHLRGRGLGKAIINFLKESHLSPIILEVEPPTTTLSQCRISFYQQLGFCLNSFPYQQPPYSSDKPWVPLQLMSFPASLSQEAFTQIRSRLYQTVYQVQPS